Proteins co-encoded in one Aspergillus flavus chromosome 2, complete sequence genomic window:
- a CDS encoding kinase-like domain-containing protein codes for MLEHLNHPFLCNLRYSFQDIEYIYIVVDLMNGGDLRFHISRKCFTEEAVRFWMAELGCALKYIHSQGIIHRDVKPDNVLLDSEGHVHLADFNVASDFRPGKPLTSKSGTLAYLAPEVYEGGGYYCEVDWWSLGVTFYECIYNKRPFEGRSQDVLSENIKKAQPKYYVTNPAVSVPCLRAMGALLEKDRSKRIGASSWESFISHIFFAEIDFVALEHKEIPPVFRPSSDKTNFDATYDLEELLLEEAPLEARARRQKPRAELREDATAKEIREDELHRLIETMFEPFDYTTVTFQGNAAEAIAATKNPEDCLPPAGSTHSRQYSQTDSSRNSPPLRNNDGSVSRLTQPETPSPLGETVDHQDSIPNQAPTSPTSHPQPPPSPAPQFHRPFHPQPNPAANHLPPANSNPAPGRPKGATRKTSKGGGVQMVLEEAGSWSELADQSSTLPAEGYDAGSIKGKSSNSGMLAFLSRKKGRDRSPKPQEPGVLGKEGARQIIS; via the exons ATGCTCGAGCACTTGAATCACCCATTCCTGTGCAACCTGAGATACAGCTTCcaagatatagaatatat TTATATCGTGGTGGATCTGATGAATGGCGGTGATCTGCGATTCCATATCTCAAGAAAATGCTTTACTGAGGAAGCGGTGCGCTTTTGGATGGCCGAACTCGGGTGTGCTCTGAAATATATTCACTCGCAAGGCATTATTCATCGAGATGTGAAGCCGGACAATGTGCTACTGGACTCTGAGGGACACGTCCACTTGGCTGATTTC AATGTGGCCTCGGACTTCCGCCCTGGAAAGCCTCTCACCAGTAAATCAGGGACCCTAGCATATCTTGCGCCCGAGGTATACGAGGGCGGCGGATACTATTGCGAAGTTGACTGGTGGTCACTGGGAGTAACATTCTACGAGTGTATCTACAACAAG CGACCATTCGAAGGTCGTAGCCAGGACGTATTGAGCGAAAACATCAAAAAAGCTCAGCCGAAGTACTATGTCACTAACCCGGCAGTCTCGGTTCCATGCTTGCGAGCGATGGGTGCACTCTTGGAGAAGGACCGAAGCAAACGGATCGGTGCCTCCAGTTGGGAGAGTTTTATATCTCACATTTTCTTCGCTGAAATTGATTTTGTAGCGCTTGAGCACAAGGAAATCCCGCCAGTGTTCAGACCCTCTAGCGATAAAACCAACTTTGACGCCACATATGATCTGGAGGAATTGCTTCTTGAGGAGGCACCGCTCGAGGCCAGAGCTCGCCGACAGAAGCCACGAGCAGAATTAAGAGAAGACGCTACAGCGAAGGAAATCAGGGAAGATGAGCTTCACCGTCTGATTGAAACCATGTTCGAGCCATTTGATTACACGACTGTGACTTTCCAAGG AAATGCCGCGGAAGCTATTGCAGCAACGAA GAATCCTGAAGACTGCCTTCCCCCAGCTGGCTCAACGCACTCGCGACAATACTCGCAGACCGATTCTTCGAGAAACTCGCCTCCCTTGCGCAACAATGATGGGTCAGTGAGTCGATTGACTCAGCCCGAAACTCCGTCCCCCCTTGGCGAGACTGTAGACCATCAAGACTCTATCCCGAACCAGGCTCCTACCTCTCCGACCTCCCACCCACAGCCGCCGCCTTCACCAGCTCCACAATTCCATCGTCCATTCCATCCTCAGCCGAACCCTGCAGCCAATCATCTTCCCCCAGCCAACTCCAATCCTGCGCCGGGTCGTCCGAAGGGTGCAACACGGAAAACAAGCAAAGGTGGTGGTGTGCAGATGGTGCTCGAGGAAGCAGGC AGTTGGAGTGAATTGGCTGATCAAAGCTCGACCCTCCCAGCCGAAGGTTATGATGCAGGTTCTATCAAAGGAAAATCCTCGAACAGCGGCATGCTAGCCTTCCTGAGCCGGAAGAAGGGCCGTGACAGGAGTCCAAAGCCACAGGAACCAGGCGTTCTGGGCAAAGAAGGAGCTAGACAAATCATTAGCTGA
- a CDS encoding putative exo-beta-1,3-glucanase (Probable glucan 1,3-beta-glucosidase D) yields the protein MPSHSRSRDRYRGERDPSRRYREVYDDDDDDDFDYHPRERRRYRRDDYQHDIRSHESPNYNDDLNEYDAAAEDPAVPLRSHDVEGRRRERSRAGESPIASPSRRDRNRGGEEYRRHGTYGDGGSPTRAMRDRRHRSRDGQRARPRDMDREARRQRRRERARGAAAMKHKSSDSTNSGSHLLSADALAKLRSHYDEEDQRERSQEQEQPRLESKRQRKRPIVGDEPQALAPFPDETPRGQSKGRIVSGAYLEEGHPEMEVRHRGGGGPAMEARWRKEGNWDGTMEGSDAQPPFWKRKKWWIVIGVLVVVLAIVIPVAVVMSKKHGHDDDKSGSSSSVDNSDSPYISSLDGLSHDSIPESAQGSILDPWTWYDTRDFNLTFTNETVGGLPIMGLNSTWDDSTRPNDNVPPLNESFPYGSQPIRGVNLGGWLSIEPFIVPSLFENYSSKDRIIDEYTLCKKLGSSAASTIEKHYADFISEQDFIDMRDAGLDHVRIQFSYWAVTTYDDDPYVAKISWRYLLRAIEYCRKYGLRVNLDPHGIPGSQNGWNHSGREGVIGWLNGTDGQLNRQRSLDFHNQISQFFAQPRYKNVVTIYGLVNEPLMLSLPVEDVLNWTTDATKLVQKNGISAYVTVHDGFLNLSKWKQMLKDRPDRMFLDTHQYTIFNTGQIVLNHTDRVKLICNDWYNMIKEINTTSAGWGPTICGEWSQADTDCAQYLNNVGRGTRWEGTFAIGDSTVYCPTADTGPTCSCASANAPPADYSDGYKKFLQTYAEAQMSAFGTAQGWFYWTWHTESAAQWSYKTAWKNGYMPKKAYAPDFKCGDDIPSFGDLPEYY from the exons ATGCCGAGTCACTCGCGCAGTCGGGACCGCTATCGCGGCGAGCGGGATCCGAGCAGACGCTATCGCGAGGtttatgatgatgatgacgatgatgatttcgATTACCATCCCCGTGAACGAAGGCGATATAGACGTGACGACTACCAACATGATATACGAAGCCATGAATCTCCAAACTATAATGATGATTTGAATGAATACGATGCTGCCGCGGAGGATCCTGCGGTACCTCTTAGATCGCATGATGTGGAGGGGAGGCGGAGAGAGAGGTCCAGGGCAGGAGAATCGCCAATTGCGTCGCCGAGCAGGAGAGACAGGAATCGCGGTGGGGAGGAATACAGAAGGCACGGAACCTATGGTGACGGTGGTAGTCCTACACGAGCCATGAGGGACCGCAGGCATCGCAGTCGGGACGGTCAAAGGGCACGACCTCGCGACATGGATAGAGAGGCGCGGAGGCAGAGGCGAAGGGAAAGGGCACGCGGCGCTGCAGCAATGAAACATAAAAGCAGTGATTCTACGAACAGTGGATCCCATCTGTTGAGTGCTGATGCGTTGGCCAAACTCCGCTCCCAttatgatgaggaggaccAACGGGAAAGATCACAGGAGCAAGAACAACCCCGGTTGGAGAGCAAGCGTCAGCGCAAGCGTCCAATTGTTGGCGATGAACCGCAGGCTCTTGCTCCATTCCCTGATGAGACGCCCCGAGGGCAGTCGAAAGGCAGAATCGTGTCCGGTGCTTATCTGGAAGAGGGTCATCCGGAGATGGAGGTTCGACATCGCGGAGGTGGTGGACCAGCAATGGAGGCtagatggagaaaggaggGTAATTGGGATGGAACTATGGAGGGCTCCGATGCACAACCGCCGTTCTGGAAGCGGAAGAAATGGTGGATTGTCATAGGGGTGCTGGTCGTCGTTCTCGCTATTGTTATCCCAGTTGCTGTCGTTATGTCTAAGAAACAtggtcatgatgatgataaatcAGGCTCAAGCTCTTCCGTCGATAACAGCGACTCGCCTTACATCTCAAGTTTGGATGGGCTAAGTCACGATAGCATTCCA GAATCTGCTCAGGGGTCAATACTGGATCCCTGGACGTGGTACGACACGAGAGACTTTAACCTGACCTTTACCAACGAGACGGTCGGTGGCCTTCCCATCATGGGGCTAAACTCAACATGGGATGACTCAACAAGGCCCAACGACAATGTGCCCCCATTGAACGAATCCTTCCCGTACGGCTCGCAACCGATTCGCGGTGTGAATCTTGGGGGGTGGCTGTCAATCGAGCCCTTTATTGTCCCTTCATTATTCGAGAATTACTCAAGCAAGGACAGAATTATCGACGAGTATACATTGTGCAAAAAGCTCGGATCGTCCGCTGCCTCAACGATCGAAAAGCATTATGCAGACTTTATCTCAGAACAAGATTTTATAGACATGAGGGATGCAGGACTGGATCATGTTCGCATCCAGTTCTCCTACTGGGCGGTGACGACGTACGACGATGATCCGTATGTCGCAAAAATCTCATGGAGGTACCTCTTGCGAGCCATTGAATACTGCCGAAAGTACGGGCTTCGCGTAAACTTGGATCCCCATGGCATCCCGGGTAGCCAAAATGGCTGGAACCACAGCGGCCGCGAGGGAGTCATCGGCTGGTTGAATGGTACAGACGGCCAACTTAACAGACAGCGCTCTCTCGACTTCCACAACCAAATCTCGCAGTTCTTTGCACAACCCCGCTACAAGAATGTTGTTACAATCTACGGCCTCGTCAATGAACCACTCATGCTCTCATTGCCGGTTGAGGACGTATTAAATTGGACGACAGATGCCACGAAACTAGTGCAGAAGAACGGTATTTCAGCCTATGTCACCGTCCACGACGGCTTCTTGAACTTGAGTAAATGGAAGCAAATGCTGAAGGACCGGCCGGACCGGATGTTTCTTGACACTCACCAGtacaccatcttcaacacGGGACAAATTGTCCTTAATCACACGGACCGAGTGAAGCTCATCTGTAATGACTGGTACAACATGATCAAAGAGATCAACACCACAAGTGCAGG CTGGGGCCCAACCATCTGTGGCGAATGGTCCCAAGCTGATACCGACTGTGCCCAATACCTCAACAACGTCGGCCGCGGCACCCGCTGGGAAGGCACCTTTGCTATAGGCGACTCAACAGTTTATTGTCCCACCGCTGACACAGGTCCAACCTGTAGCTGTGCCTCCGCCAATGCCCCTCCCGCCGATTACTCAGACGGTTACAAGAAATTCCTTCAAACATATGCCGAAGCGCAAATGTCTGCATTTGGAACAGCCCAGGGCTGGTTTTATTGGACGTGGCATACCGAGTCCGCTGCCCAGTGGAGCTATAAAACAGCTTGGAAGAATGGCTATATGCCAAAGAAAGCTTACGCTCCCGATTTCAAGTGCGGTGATGATATTCCGAGTTTCGGGGATTTACCggaatattattaa
- a CDS encoding sensory transduction histidine kinase, translating into MSTRPDTFRASRSISYPTDRRTKTNLHILVAEDDPTNSTILRKRLEMSGHTVYLTRDGKECASVFREKANCFDAVLMDLQMPVVDGLTATKMIRESEQSSARGGALKKRVPILVVSSSSKEKDRQVYIDTGFDGWIMKPVGLHRIGDLLDGVYENERRSNYIYRPGMWDEGGWFEG; encoded by the exons ATGTCCACCAGACCCGATACTTTCAGAGCCTCCCGCTCCATAAGCTATCCAACCGACAGACGAACCAAAACCAATCTACACATCCTAGTGGCCGAGGACGATCCCACAAATAGCACCATTCTGCGCAAGAGACTAGAAATGTCCGGACATACGGTCTATCTAACGAGGGATGGGAAAGAGTGTGCATCCGTGTTTCGAGAAAAGGCAAATTGTTTTGATGCGGTATTGATGGACCTACAA ATGCCAGTAGTTGACGGCTTGACCGCAACAAAGATGATTCGGGAAAGTGAACAATCCTCTGCCAGGGGCGGAGCACTTAAGAAGCGTGTCCCGATATTAGTTGTGTCTTCATCCTCGAAGGAGAAAGATCGACAAGTATACATCGATACTGGATTCGATGGGTGGATTATGAAGCCGGTTGGTTTGCATCGGATCGGTGATCTGTTGGATGGGGTCTACGAAAATGAACGTCGCAGCAACTATATCTACAGACCTGGGATGTGGGATGAAGGTGGCTGGTTTGAAGGATGA